In Lachnospiraceae bacterium, one DNA window encodes the following:
- a CDS encoding cation transporter, producing MKKTYKIDVDCANCANLMEDAARKTSGVQSATVNFMTLKMNVEFEEGQDPKAVMQEVRKACKKVEPDCEIFL from the coding sequence ATGAAAAAGACTTACAAAATCGATGTGGATTGCGCTAACTGCGCCAACCTGATGGAGGATGCAGCCCGCAAGACCAGCGGCGTACAGAGCGCTACGGTGAATTTTATGACCCTCAAGATGAACGTGGAGTTCGAGGAAGGTCAGGACCCCAAGGCTGTTATGCAGGAGGTTCGCAAAGCCTGCAAGAAGGTGGAACCCGATTGCGAGATCTTCCTGTAA
- a CDS encoding heavy metal translocating P-type ATPase yields the protein MTKKQKVMLWRILTATVLLLILQVLGAGAFEVFGAAGRWVRLAVFLVDYLVIGYDILGKAGKGIRNGQVFDEHFLMAVATLGALALAIYENGDYLEAIAVMLFYQVGEWFQSYAVGKSRRNISDLMDIRPDYANIERDGKLEQVDPDEVGIGTIIVVQPGEKVPIDGMVVQGESTLNTAALTGESLPREVKTGDEIISGCINMTGLLHIQTTKEFGESTVSKILDLVENASSRKSKSEDFISRFAKIYTPAVCYAALALAILPPLVRMFGMGLDAGWETWIYRALTFLVASCPCALVISIPLSFFAGIGGASKAGVLVKGSNYLETLSQAKIVVFDKTGTLTQGVFEVNAIYHNEMDERKLVEYAALAESASSHPISKSLQKAYGMEIDRSRVTNIQELSGNGVIATVDGHQVAAGNDKLMNRLGVQSIPCHSVGTIIHMAIDGKYAGHIVISDIVKPHSKEAIRALKSAGVRKTVMLTGDAKKVVDSVASALGLNEVYSELLPADKVEKVEELIQIKSEKEKLAFVGDGINDAPVLRRADIGIAMGAMGSDAAIEAADVVLMDDDPMQISKAIKISRKCLGIVYQNIVVAIGVKLACLVLIALGFANMWLAVFADVGVMIIAVLNAIRALFVKNL from the coding sequence ATGACCAAAAAACAAAAAGTGATGTTGTGGCGGATTCTGACTGCTACGGTTCTACTGTTGATTTTGCAGGTCCTGGGCGCAGGCGCATTTGAAGTGTTTGGCGCGGCAGGCCGCTGGGTACGTCTGGCTGTGTTCCTGGTGGATTATCTGGTCATTGGCTACGACATTCTGGGAAAAGCCGGAAAAGGTATCCGCAACGGTCAGGTGTTCGATGAGCACTTTCTGATGGCGGTGGCTACGCTGGGTGCGCTTGCCCTGGCCATATATGAAAACGGCGACTATCTGGAGGCCATCGCGGTTATGCTGTTCTACCAGGTAGGTGAATGGTTCCAGTCTTATGCTGTGGGCAAGAGCCGCCGGAATATCAGTGATCTGATGGACATCCGTCCTGATTATGCCAATATCGAACGGGATGGCAAACTGGAACAGGTGGACCCGGACGAAGTGGGGATCGGCACCATTATTGTGGTACAGCCTGGCGAAAAAGTTCCTATTGACGGTATGGTGGTTCAAGGTGAATCGACGTTGAACACCGCCGCGCTCACAGGCGAGAGCTTGCCCCGCGAGGTCAAAACCGGGGATGAGATCATCTCTGGCTGTATCAATATGACAGGCTTGCTCCATATCCAGACCACCAAGGAATTTGGCGAGTCCACTGTCTCCAAGATTCTGGATCTGGTGGAGAATGCTTCCTCCCGGAAGTCCAAGTCGGAGGACTTTATCTCCCGCTTCGCAAAAATTTACACCCCTGCGGTATGTTATGCCGCACTGGCCTTGGCAATTCTGCCTCCTTTGGTGCGGATGTTCGGTATGGGGCTGGATGCAGGCTGGGAGACCTGGATCTATCGTGCGCTGACCTTCCTCGTTGCCAGCTGCCCCTGCGCTTTGGTCATCTCCATTCCTCTGTCTTTCTTTGCAGGAATTGGCGGAGCCAGTAAGGCGGGCGTTCTGGTGAAGGGGTCCAACTATCTGGAAACCCTGTCACAGGCTAAGATCGTGGTCTTTGACAAGACCGGTACTCTGACCCAGGGCGTGTTCGAGGTCAACGCCATCTACCACAACGAGATGGACGAACGCAAGCTGGTGGAGTACGCGGCCCTGGCAGAGAGTGCTTCCAGCCATCCCATCAGCAAGAGTTTACAGAAAGCCTACGGTATGGAAATCGACCGCAGCCGTGTAACCAATATTCAGGAGCTCAGCGGCAACGGCGTGATCGCCACAGTGGACGGTCATCAGGTGGCAGCTGGTAACGACAAGCTCATGAATCGTCTGGGCGTTCAATCTATTCCGTGCCACAGCGTAGGCACCATCATTCACATGGCGATTGACGGGAAATATGCCGGACACATTGTTATTTCCGACATCGTGAAGCCTCACTCCAAGGAAGCCATCCGGGCATTAAAGTCGGCTGGGGTTCGCAAGACTGTGATGCTTACTGGTGACGCCAAGAAGGTGGTTGACAGTGTAGCCTCCGCTCTTGGCTTGAATGAGGTCTACAGCGAACTGCTCCCTGCTGATAAGGTAGAGAAAGTAGAAGAGCTAATTCAGATCAAATCGGAAAAGGAAAAGCTGGCTTTCGTAGGAGATGGCATCAACGATGCCCCGGTGCTTCGCCGGGCAGACATCGGCATTGCTATGGGCGCTATGGGTTCTGACGCTGCCATTGAAGCTGCGGATGTAGTACTGATGGATGACGACCCAATGCAAATTTCCAAAGCAATCAAAATCTCCCGCAAGTGCCTTGGCATCGTCTATCAGAACATCGTGGTGGCCATCGGCGTAAAACTGGCCTGCCTCGTACTGATTGCGCTGGGTTTCGCCAATATGTGGCTGGCCGTGTTCGCGGATGTGGGCGTAATGATCATCGCCGTCCTCAATGCTATCCGGGCACTGTTTGTGAAAAATCTTTAA
- a CDS encoding metalloregulator ArsR/SmtB family transcription factor: MNDSWPREPQGRELENLTQLFKVLGAPSRMKVLFQIGSSEACVTEVAARLNMSESAVSHHIQILRMNGLVRWRRSGKAIYYVLKDDHVRSIIFQGYEHIKEFAS; the protein is encoded by the coding sequence ATGAATGATTCTTGGCCTCGTGAACCGCAAGGGCGGGAACTGGAAAACCTGACACAGTTGTTTAAGGTTCTGGGGGCCCCTTCCCGTATGAAGGTTCTGTTTCAGATCGGTTCCTCAGAGGCGTGTGTCACTGAAGTAGCTGCCAGGCTCAATATGTCAGAGTCTGCTGTTTCTCACCATATCCAAATTTTACGCATGAACGGTTTGGTTCGCTGGCGCAGGAGTGGAAAGGCTATTTACTATGTTCTAAAAGATGACCATGTTCGCTCAATTATCTTTCAGGGATATGAACATATTAAAGAATTCGCTAGTTAG
- a CDS encoding MarR family transcriptional regulator, translating to MEYLDKVLGVKVTYEDVEFKHLPNFIATRYRLQMVSMNEQKMIFLYPKTELEQIEVLKKHIARIQKNENLPVVLVLKELGFRQKEYLIREKIPFIVDGKQIYLPFMAVYLQERCSAEKKTREEILPSAQMLLLHFIYGGAQELSTSQAAKDLELTPTSISRASRQLEEMGLLHIRKVGVQRIMQSEDSPKTLFQKAGDKLLNPIKRTVYIPKELLGTELLESGYSALAEYSMLNTPNVRCYAAERISQWKDVMTNSLQNSLVQVAVEMWRYNPRKLSTRNIVDELSLALALREDADERVEEAVEEMLNELWRKIDGYRN from the coding sequence ATGGAATATCTCGATAAAGTTCTGGGAGTCAAGGTTACCTATGAGGATGTAGAGTTTAAGCATTTGCCCAATTTTATAGCCACAAGGTACCGTTTACAGATGGTGTCAATGAATGAACAGAAGATGATTTTTCTTTATCCTAAGACAGAACTGGAGCAGATTGAAGTACTGAAAAAACATATTGCTCGGATACAGAAAAATGAGAACTTGCCTGTTGTGCTGGTGCTAAAAGAACTTGGCTTTCGCCAGAAAGAATATTTGATTCGTGAGAAGATTCCATTTATTGTAGATGGAAAGCAAATTTATTTGCCCTTTATGGCAGTGTATTTGCAGGAACGGTGCAGCGCCGAAAAAAAGACAAGGGAAGAAATACTTCCATCGGCGCAGATGCTTCTACTGCATTTCATTTATGGAGGCGCACAGGAATTATCTACAAGTCAAGCTGCGAAAGACTTGGAACTGACACCTACTTCTATATCAAGGGCATCAAGACAGCTTGAAGAAATGGGATTGCTGCATATCAGAAAAGTCGGTGTGCAGAGGATCATGCAATCTGAGGATTCTCCGAAAACACTGTTCCAAAAAGCAGGAGATAAGTTGCTGAATCCAATAAAACGAACGGTTTATATTCCGAAAGAATTGCTGGGAACAGAGCTGTTGGAAAGTGGATATTCGGCGTTGGCAGAGTATTCTATGCTGAACACACCGAATGTCAGATGTTATGCGGCAGAAAGAATCTCTCAATGGAAAGATGTTATGACCAATAGCTTGCAGAATTCGTTGGTGCAAGTGGCCGTAGAGATGTGGAGATACAATCCACGAAAATTGTCCACGCGAAACATTGTAGATGAGCTTTCGCTGGCATTGGCATTGAGAGAAGATGCAGATGAACGGGTTGAAGAAGCAGTAGAAGAAATGTTGAATGAACTGTGGAGGAAGATAGATGGTTACAGGAATTGA
- a CDS encoding Maff2 family protein, translated as MAFFEQAITVLQTLVIALGAGLSIWGVINLLEGYGNDNPGAKSQGMKQFMAN; from the coding sequence ATGGCATTTTTTGAACAGGCAATTACCGTTCTTCAGACTCTCGTTATCGCTCTGGGCGCTGGTCTTAGTATCTGGGGTGTCATCAACCTGTTGGAAGGTTACGGCAACGACAACCCTGGCGCAAAATCTCAGGGCATGAAGCAGTTCATGGCTAATTAA
- a CDS encoding helix-turn-helix domain-containing protein produces the protein MHINYKPLWHTLLERDMRKEDLRLAAGMTTNMIANMSKEGKHISMDTLARICETLNCEITDVIELVPDEPTSTGGKEHERIETKNNRKWN, from the coding sequence ATGCACATCAACTATAAACCACTCTGGCATACACTGTTAGAGCGTGATATGAGAAAAGAAGATTTAAGGCTTGCCGCCGGTATGACAACGAATATGATTGCCAACATGAGCAAAGAGGGAAAGCACATCAGCATGGACACATTAGCCCGTATCTGCGAAACGCTGAATTGTGAGATTACCGATGTAATTGAGTTAGTACCAGACGAGCCTACTTCCACAGGAGGTAAGGAACATGAGCGAATTGAAACAAAGAATAACAGAAAATGGAATTGA
- a CDS encoding TnpV protein produces MSELKQRITENGIDYILVGDYYIPDLKLPEEHRLIGKYGRMHREYLREVHPARLNTLTLTGELWTYLADLNEQAQNWLDIIMEQMKAAEGVTEELKRTQQMEWVHRCNNIYNRAEEIVLHEMIYA; encoded by the coding sequence ATGAGCGAATTGAAACAAAGAATAACAGAAAATGGAATTGATTATATCCTTGTCGGAGATTACTACATCCCGGATTTGAAGCTGCCGGAAGAACACCGCCTCATTGGAAAGTACGGACGGATGCACCGGGAATATTTAAGAGAAGTCCACCCAGCCAGATTGAACACATTGACCCTGACCGGGGAGTTATGGACATACCTTGCAGACCTGAATGAACAGGCACAGAATTGGTTAGATATCATCATGGAGCAGATGAAAGCCGCCGAGGGTGTGACAGAGGAATTGAAGCGAACCCAACAAATGGAATGGGTACACCGTTGCAATAACATTTACAATAGGGCAGAAGAAATTGTTTTGCATGAGATGATTTATGCATAA